The following are encoded together in the Gemmatimonadaceae bacterium genome:
- the pyrF gene encoding orotidine-5'-phosphate decarboxylase: MSAARAIVALDVPGAREAAALVERLGQACDFVKVGSELFTAAGPQVVSEMRHGGGARDRDVFLDLKYHDIPNTVRSAAKRAAALGARLITVHASGGRTMMEAAVEGAGERCGVFAVTVLTSLDATALGEAWGREVEDVEGEVLRLAELARSAGVRGIVCSGVEAAAVRARHSRALEILVPGVRLAGSGAHDQKRVVTPGGAASAGATYVVVGRTVTEDADPRGALERVRAELLASPS, encoded by the coding sequence GTGAGCGCTGCACGAGCCATCGTCGCGCTGGATGTGCCCGGCGCGCGCGAGGCGGCAGCGCTCGTGGAGCGGCTCGGCCAGGCGTGCGATTTCGTGAAGGTGGGGAGCGAGCTCTTCACTGCGGCCGGGCCGCAGGTGGTGAGCGAGATGCGCCATGGCGGAGGCGCACGAGACCGCGACGTGTTCCTCGACCTCAAGTACCACGACATCCCGAACACGGTTCGCTCGGCCGCTAAGCGAGCGGCAGCGCTTGGCGCGCGCCTGATCACGGTGCATGCGTCCGGTGGACGGACGATGATGGAAGCGGCCGTCGAGGGCGCGGGAGAACGCTGCGGCGTGTTCGCTGTCACCGTGCTTACGTCGCTCGATGCGACCGCCCTCGGCGAAGCCTGGGGCCGGGAGGTCGAGGACGTCGAAGGCGAGGTGCTCCGGCTCGCCGAGCTCGCGAGGTCGGCGGGAGTGCGAGGCATCGTTTGCAGCGGCGTCGAAGCCGCTGCGGTGCGCGCTCGGCACAGCAGAGCGCTGGAGATTCTCGTCCCCGGGGTGCGCCTCGCCGGGAGCGGCGCACACGACCAGAAGCGCGTCGTCACCCCGGGCGGAGCGGCGTCGGCGGGTGCGACCTATGTGGTAGTTGGACGCACGGTGACGGAGGACGCGGATCCGCGTGGTGCGCTCGAGCGGGTGCGAGCCGAGCTCCTTGCATCGCCCTCGTAA
- a CDS encoding dihydroorotate dehydrogenase, which translates to MSARPLRADALAATVAGVSFQNPIVLAPGTAAYGRELRGVIALDALGGVGTKAVSPRPRAGAPAPRVAEAPDGMMLNAVGLANPGLDEVKRVELPWLAQHAGRARVIVNVVGDTTDDYAAVVAALTDEAGVDVFELNVSCPNVRAGGMEFGADPATLAAVVRGARAATARPLFVKLSPASPDIAASACVAVDAGADGITLVNTMPGLMVDVERRRPALGFGSGGVSGAPLLPVGVLATWKVRQAVRVPLLGVGGVSSASDALQYIIAGASLVGIGTAALRDPRLPERVVRDLARWCDTHGVRSVGELVGTLEWPS; encoded by the coding sequence GTGAGCGCTCGCCCGCTTCGCGCGGATGCGCTCGCCGCGACCGTGGCGGGCGTCAGTTTTCAGAATCCCATCGTGCTCGCGCCGGGCACCGCGGCGTACGGGCGCGAGTTGCGCGGCGTCATCGCGCTCGACGCGTTAGGCGGCGTCGGCACCAAGGCGGTGAGTCCCAGGCCGCGGGCGGGCGCGCCCGCGCCGCGGGTGGCCGAAGCGCCCGACGGCATGATGCTCAACGCGGTCGGGCTGGCTAACCCGGGGCTCGACGAGGTGAAACGCGTCGAGCTGCCGTGGCTGGCGCAGCACGCGGGTCGCGCTCGCGTCATCGTAAACGTCGTCGGCGACACGACCGACGATTACGCAGCCGTGGTCGCGGCGCTCACCGACGAAGCCGGCGTGGATGTGTTCGAGCTCAACGTGAGTTGCCCGAACGTGCGGGCGGGCGGCATGGAGTTCGGCGCCGACCCGGCGACACTGGCCGCGGTGGTGCGCGGCGCTCGGGCCGCCACTGCGCGTCCGCTCTTCGTCAAGCTGAGCCCGGCGTCGCCGGACATCGCCGCCAGCGCCTGCGTGGCAGTGGATGCGGGCGCCGACGGGATCACGCTCGTGAACACGATGCCGGGCCTCATGGTGGACGTCGAGCGCCGGCGGCCTGCGTTAGGCTTCGGGTCGGGCGGCGTGAGCGGCGCGCCGCTGCTGCCCGTCGGCGTGCTCGCCACGTGGAAAGTGCGACAGGCGGTGCGCGTTCCGCTGCTCGGCGTGGGCGGTGTGTCGTCCGCATCCGACGCCTTGCAGTACATCATTGCCGGGGCGTCGCTGGTCGGTATCGGGACCGCGGCACTGCGCGACCCACGACTTCCCGAGCGCGTGGTGCGCGATCTCGCGCGGTGGTGCGACACGCACGGCGTGCGGTCGGTGGGCGAGCTCGTCGGCACGCTCGAGTGGCCGTCGTGA